Within the Chlamydiota bacterium genome, the region GGAACAAGATAAAATGCTTGTGTCTAAATCAAAATTTGGCATTAATTATCCCTTCATCAATGGGCATTTCTATTTTAATTCTGAACTAGTGAAGCGTTTGCAGGTAGTGATTTTGTCTGGGAATAATTTGGATATTTTAGATCCTTGGACGCGGTTTTTAGGCGTGCTTCCTGTCAAAAAGCAATTCATCAAACGCCTTGTTGCGAAACCCAATGATCAGCTCTATTTCTATGGGGGTAAAATCTATGGCATGGATGACAAGGGAGGTGTTATTGAAGATTATGCATCACCGCTTTTAAAGGATATTGACTACATCCCTTACATATCCATGCTAGGAAAATCTAGACTTGTGGCAAATCGCACCTATGGGCCTGAATATACCTATTCTCAGTTTGGTATGCCTTTGATTAAAGCTTTTGTCACGAAAAATAACTTTGTTGCGACTGAAGTGTTTAATGGAGAAAAATGGCAGCTCAATACAGGAATGACAACGATGAATGAAAAAGGCTTTCAATATCGAGATCTTTTTGGAATGAAGCATTTCGCGAAAACAAGACTCATTACAGAAAGGGAAAAGAAGTTACTCTATCCAGAAGAAACACTCCAATCACCAACAGATTTTTTTGTAGAAATTTTTTCTCTGCCGAATTTGACGCAAGAAGCATGGGATATTCGTTTAGATCCTACAGGAGTCAAGATCATTACGCTCAAACCTATAATCTCTCTGCTTCCTTTAGAAGAAAAACATTTAGATCGCATCATGGAGCATATCTATACGGCGCGCTTCATTGTACAAAACAACAAGGCGTACAACTATGATCATTTTAGCACTTTTCCTAGCATTGATCCAAAGTTTCTTCCCAATTTTGTAGGAGTGGAAGATGGGACATATGAATTTTTGGATGGAGTGTTGTATAGAATTGATTATTTTGGAAATCGCAAACAAATAGACAAAACCCATCCTCTTTATTCAAAATCGATTGCCAACGTGCAAAATCTCTTTAATTTTGGGATTGGGTTCTATCAATATTTTTCTCCAGAATACGGCAATGATTACGTGCCCAATCGTGTTGCTTATTATAACATGGGAGATCTCTATTTACTCGGACATAAGGTGTTCGATCAATCTGATAAAGTCCTTGTTGAGTTTGTAGAAGCTCAAAAAAAGCGTCAGCAAAACGTGTCGGCATTTTCATCGTTTGCTCCCTTTATTGATGAAGGGCCGCCTTTGAAAGATGGAAAGCTTGACAAATCATTAATTCGAAAATTCGGACTGAAGATTCCACAAGATTATTACTTAATGCTTGGAGATAACCACGCAATGAGCGCAGATTCAAGAGATTTTGGATTTGTCCCTCAAGATAATATTATGGGAACACCCATGTTTAAATTTTGGCCCCTGCAAGATTTTGGTGCGATTCACCAAGCCTCCTCCAAGCACCTGACATTTTCTAACATCTTCATGTGGCTTATCGTCCTTGTATGTTTGATTTTGTACAAACTCTACAAAAACTGGCGCTATCGTCACTTCATAAAAAAAATAAAATAATTTTTATTGTAGTTTTTATTCCTCTTTTAATTTACAATGCTGCCAAAATTTAAGGAGGTTTTATTATGACTAACGTTGGTGAAGTTAACTCATCTGAGCTTGAAATCACTCAAATTGAAGAAGAAGATACATCTATTCAAAAAGAGGAATCAAATGTTTTAAAGAAAGCCGCTTTGGTTGGAAGTGGATGTTTAGCGCTTGTAGCTGTAGCGGCTTTAGGGCTTTATTGGCATGGAAAGCTAGGAGATGTTGCAAATACGATGGGTTCTGCAGCTTTAGAGGGTGCAAAATTATTTGGAAAAACAACCATTATTACCATTGCAGCTGGACTCGGTGTAGCCACAGTTGGGGCCATGATTTTGGGTGGTATTGTTCTAGTAGGGATGATTGCAATAGATAGAATCAGCAAAAAACTAGAAGAACATCATGTGTTTGATCAAGTGAAAGAAGGAATAAAAGAATTGAAGAAAGGAAGTGAGATGTTAGATGGATTTGGTGAAACATTAGAGTCTAACGATGACAAGATCGAAAAAAAATGTGTCTATTCTTCTGAAGGGGTGCAAGCAGACGATGATGAAACAAAAATACCTGTGTTTATACAAATTAATGTTAAAGATATCATTGGAGAAGATATCTCTGCAAAAAAAATACAAAAACTTTTGAAAGCCTCTCAGATGAAAGAATTTGCAGATGGTCGTGTCAAAGGACTTATTTTAAATATTAATTCTCCTGGCGGAAATGCACAAGAATCCCATCTTATTTATCGTGCTATAAAAGAGTATAAAAAGAAGTACAAAATTCCCGTGTATGCATTTGTTGGAGGTACGGTGTGTGTTTCTGGTGGATTTTATGTGGCTTGTGCAGCAGATAAGATTTATGCATCAAAAACAAGTCTTATTGGATCTGTTGGGGTTCGTTCGGGAACGTTTTTTAATTATAAAGAGCGAATGGAGAAAAAGGGTGTAGATGCAAAAACGTTTGCAATAGGTAAAGGCAAGGATGATTTGAATCCTAATAGACATTGGGAATCTGAAGAAGGAAAAAATAGAGAAGACATCATGAAGTTTGTTTATGACACATTTTTGAATGTTGTTGTAAAAAATAGACCGCAACTTTCAAAAGAAAAGCTGATAGAAGAATATGGCGCAGGAGTATTTCCCGCAAAAGAAGCAAAAGAATATGGTTATATTGATGAAACAAAAAGTTATGAGAAAACTATAAAAGATTTAGCACAAGCTGTGGATTTAGACGAAACGCAAGCTTATCAAGTCATACAATTTAAACTTAAGAAAAAGCCCTCTAAGAATATCTTCGATCTTCTAACAAAATTGAATGCAAATACTGCTGATACTGTTTCTCCAAAACCTCAAGTATATTATTTATAACTGATGTTACGCAGTAAATTCTGTTTAGAGGGGGAGCGAAAGAAACGAGATACAAGTATCGTGACGAAAAGGCAACTCCGAGAGTTGAACAAGGCGCGATGCGCCGTAGATTGTCTCTTGTAGCTCTCCTGTGGACAGAAGTGAGTAGCGTAAGGTTAGTTTTGTAAAAACCTAGCCAATAATAGAATCTCTGAAGGTAGTACAGGCTAGCTCAAAGAAAGTATTTAAATCATTTATATAGGGATCGATATAAGCATTAAATTGTTCTAGCTCTTCAATGTTAGAAAATCTATGCAAGCATCTTGCTCTTTTCAATGCGATGATTTTTTCTTCTGCTGTGCCAAACTCCTTCATGCAGATGTATAGTTTAGCTTCTAAATGGTTCAAAAAAAAGGGAGAAAAGAGGTAAGGATACTTTGTAGCGTCTGTAGGATGACTTTTTACAAAAGCTTTGGCTTGTACAACTTTATCTAGAAAATTTTTAAAGATTTCTTTTGGAGGAACCCAATACAAAAAATCGTCAAAATCAAACCACTCTTGCGTAGGATTTTTCCGGTTTCTTTGAGGAGTGAAATTAGGTGTAAAATGCCTTAAGTGATAATCCACATAAAGACTATGTACTGTGTGTTGTATACCCTCACAGCACAAATCAAAAGTATCTGCAAGCGTGCTTGCACATTTAGAATAGGTTAAACATTCTTGAGTTTCAGGAATATAGTGCGCTCCATAGACACAATCACCTCTAAATCCATAGAGTGCTTTTTGGGGATGAATGATTCTTAAATACGTCATAAGGAGTAGATGTTTCAAAGAATTGTTATGGGGATCTAACTGCACACACTGTTCTAGAATATTGCAAGTCCATGCATTGACTCTACTTGATGGATAGTTGGTTTGGTACATCAAAAGAGCATAAAGAGCGAGATAGACCTCTTGTGGGTCTTGACTTGTTAATTGGACGGGAGAATCAAAGAGTTTTTCTAGTTGTTGGACGGGTATGTTATGGAAATCAGTCAGAAAATCAGATTTTAATGTATCAAAATAGGGACATTGAAGATTGGAATGGCGATGTAAATAATACATGATAGTAAATAAAAAAAGTTTACAATAGCTTGATGTAGAAAAATAGAGGGCTGCTTTAAAAAACATGATTTGATTCAAAATAACTTGAGTCTTTGGATCGAATTTGATTTGAAAAAGAGTCTCTTCTAGCTGTATTTCCAAATCTTGTTTGTTAGGAAAATCAAAGTAAATTCCAGAACATAGATCAAAAAAGACGGTTTGTTTGAATTGCACATAAAATTCTTGTGAAATTTGACCCAAAAATTTTTCAGGCAGTGAAAAACTGGTTGGGGGGCTAAAAATCACGCGTGTTGCCATTCATATTCCTTGTTTGATTAAACAGGATACCACAAAAAGACGCATCACTCAAGCTTTAAAATGTCAGACTCGATGCATTTTTCAGGATGGGATTTTGAAATGATTAAAAGACGCAATCGTTTGATGTTGAACTTGTTGATATCTGAGATTGCAATATGGATATGGGTGCCCAAAGAGTCGTTTTGTGAGGTAAAAGCGATTTTGTGCATGGAAGTGTCATCTGTAATGTAGCAAGCATAATCATCTGTTTGAATTTTAGGAAGCGTCAAAACAATCTTTTCTTTGAGAACTTTGGGCGCTTGTACAAAATACAAAGGAGATAAGGGCAGGGTTGTTTTAGGAGAAACGAGATTTTGTCCACAATCGATAATATGGAGTTTTGCTTTAATAGGAGCGCCTTTGACTTCAATCCATACAGGAAAATAGAGAGTATCTAAAAAATAGACCTCTAAGACCTTGTTTGCAATATCTGAGCCGTCCTTTGGCCATCGTGCTTTGTAAACAGAAATTTTAGGGTGTTTGACTTTTAAGATTTTGGGAAGGGGAGGGATCCAACAATTACGCATATCAGGTTCTTCTTTGGGTGGAGGATTGCCTACCTTGCGTCGTTTATTATTTGGAATTTCTTCAAATTTTAAGTTCATCAACGTGGTAAAAAAATCAAAATCGTCTTGTCGATTTAAATAGGCGTTATGAACAAACGAATAACTTTCGATGACAGCGCCAGAATGAAGATCGATGTTAGAAAAGATCCATGATGTATGGCCCAAAGCTCTTTTAGTTACCCAAGTGTGCCAATCGGTATTTTTAGGATTCACTTCAGAAAGAGGAAAGGCAATTTCTTCGATGAGCATGTGGTCGGTGTCTTTAGAATTGATATGAAAAAGCGTCGCATTACCCTTTTGTGCAATAATAAAAAAATCACCCTTTTTTGAATCATTAAAACGATTTTTTAAATAAATGGAATCTGCAAAGCCTTTAACAGTAATAAATAAAGAAACAAAAACAAGAGCTAAATTTCTAATTAACATGTCTATAATTTAACTTATAATTTAATTAATTGCAAAATTAATTATTTTCTTGCATTTAGAGGGGTGGAGGAAACAATGAGACTGGCGTGTCTTTTTATCACAGCTGCATTTGGGTGGGCTCAAGTTGACAATCCTGTTGTCATTCAAGGGGATGCGAGTATTCAATCCAATCCCAATGAGATGATTATATGCTCGAATTCTGATAAGACCATCATCAATTATGAGCGTTTTGATGTTGCAAATGGTGAAACGATCAGATTTCAACTACCCAACCGCCAAGCTTGTGTACTCAATAGAGTACAAGGCGCATATCCTTCTAAAATTGAGGGTGCCATTTTTAGTAATGGAATTGTCTATTTTGTCAATCCATATGGCATTGTTTTTGGACCCAACTCTACAATTAAAGCTGCGCAATTTTTTGCAGCATGTGCGCATATTTCAGATCAAGATTTTTTAGAAAATCAAGTGCGTTTTACACAGGTTCAAGGGCAGATCGAGAATTTGGGCAAAATAGAGGCAGATCAAGTGCACCTCATTGCAAAAGACATCTTCCAAAGAGGACAGATCGTAACAAATAATGGATTTGTTTCTTTGAGTTCTTGTGATGAAGTGGTCATTGGAGAGATGGATTCTAATATCACCCTGCATTTTGTGCCTTCTAAGAACACTAAAAAGAATCAAATAGAGGTGGATGGGAAAATTGAGGCGATGCAAGCAAAATTTTCGGCAGCAGACATGTTTGGTGCCATGATCCATATCAAAGAAACAAGCGATTTAGAAATTCAAGCATTGCATATTGATGCAATCGCCTTTGATATGACAAAGGGTGAAATAAAAATCGACACAGGGCTTATTTTGGAAAGTCTTAGAGTGGATGCAGATACAACCTATTTGAAAGGGGAACATCACTTAAGTGGCAATACGACAACATTTGCTACCGATGTGGTTTTGGGGGCCAATACCTCTATCACAGATGCAGGAAGTATCATCTATGAAAAATCCGTCTCTAGCGCAACAGGTATGTTTTACACATTGACTCTAGATGCTGGTAGTGATGTAGACATTAAAGGGAGTGTGGGAATAGATTTTCTGCATGCACTTGGAGCATTAACAATCAAATCGTGTCAAAACTTAAATCTATTGGATACGGTATATGCGCATAAAATCGAGCAAAAAGTCGGATTTCTTGATACGCACATTGTCGGTCCTGTTTTTACATTCTCTCCTTTAGGTGATGGAGGAAATGTCAAAATAAAGACCCAGGGCAACATTTTTGTCGACAAAACGATCGATACAAGACCAGATCTTTTTTCCACTACAGGATTATTTGGAGGAAATGTCACTCTTGATTCCAATGCGTCTGTGATTGTCCACGATATTATCACAGATGGAGGGAAAAATGTTTTAGTACCAGGTACTGGTGGAAATGCGGGGCATGTCACGATTAAGGATAATCCCGACATGACAATTACAGATAAAATTTCATTTTCTCCGGTAGGAAGGATTGGACTTTTTGGATCGATCTCTGCTCAGGGAGGACAAGGTTCTACTATTGGATTTGGTGGAGAGGTAAAAATTTCAAGAAATAGAGAGCAATTTCCAGATATTGCAACCGTGTATTCCAATCCTCAAGGATCAGACCTCACCATTGAAGCCGCTACCATTCGTTTTCATGAAAATAGCGTTATCACTTCTTTTGGAAGCATTATTTTTACAGCGACAAATAAGCTTACGGTTTCAGATCACACTGCGGTCAATAATGTGCAGATCTCTGCCAACAACCTAGACGTGTTAGTTCATTCTATTGGGGGAATTTGTTTATCCAATGGATCAAGGATGAATAGTTTGTCTGTACATTCTTCTGCAGGGGGAAAGGTGGATCTTTTCTTTCCTGTGCAAAATATCAATTTCATCGGTTTTGGTGTCGTTGATCTTATTGTGAATGAACTCAACCTTGATCTTTTGGGAAGATCAAGACTTATGGATTTCTTGCTTTTTGGAAATACACCTTTAAATTTTAATCCTCTTGCCTTTGAATCTTTGATTTTAACCAAGCCTGACTATTTAACCACACCCTATCGTTTGCAACCCACCTATCGAAAGATGAAAGCATTTTCGGTGACTGATTCTCCTAGTATTGATGCGCTGGCAGCTGAAATTGATGCGCTTATTTTTAGACAAGACCTAACACTCATGGGAAGTTGGAATCAGTTGAGACGGGTGATTTTAGAGAAAAATCCTGTCGATACGGTTGTATTGGTCTATACGCAACGTTTGAGAACAGGGACCTTTTCACCGATGCGTTTTATTGAGCAACTGCGTTTTTCTGCACGAGGAAAAAATGCGCTTGCTCATATCACACAAATCATTGACCTTAAAGAATCCATAAGCAGCCTAAACACTCCTTTATCAGAAAAAACGACTGCTTTGATTTCAGAATTCACACTTCCTAGCACTTTAACAAAAGAACAATGGAAGGATGTCAATATCGTAGTCGAAGATAAATTAAACCCTTCTTCTTTGAACTAGTTTTTGTCAGATTCGGCTGTTTCTTCAGCAGGTGTTATTTCTTTAGCTGTTGTTTCTTCGGCTGTTTCTTCAGGTGGTGTTATTTCTTCAACTGTTGTTTCATTGGATGGAGTCTCTTCTTCATTAGACACAGCTGTTTTTGGATAGAACTGAGCACTAAATTGTTCAAAAAGAGGAGCTGCGTCATCGCGTGGATTAAAACTCGCTTTGACGGCAAACACCTGATCATCATGACTTAATTTACAATCAAGGAAGACTTTGACGTGAATTTTATCTAGTGCATCTAATACAAATTTGAAGTTTTCCATTTTGAGAGGAGTGATATTTTCTAATACGCATTCCATTCTATAATTGAAGAGGGCGAATTGATTTTGGAATGTTTTTAAAGTTAAAACAAAAGCTTCCTCAAGCCACAGCTTGGTTGAAGAATTTTGATCTAAAGAAGCCATGTTCAGATCTCCAAAAAGTTCATCAACGGGAAGATAAAATTTGGCGATTTCTTTTTTGCGATCGTATTCGACTTTTGTTAAGTAGCTAAAAGGAACAATGGTATTTTGAAAAAAGGCTTCTTTTAAAGCAGGATCTAAAACCCAAGGATGATTTTTTAATACAAGTAGAGCTTTGATAAAAGGCATTTTGATGTTGCCCGTGTCAGCAAGGATAAGCTCTGCATTAAACAGTGTGAAGGTTAGAAGAAACAAAACCGCAGAGTTGTCTTTAAATGTTTCAAAAGTTGAATCAATTGATCCTTGACGAAATTGTATGGAGTTCTCTTCATCTAAATAAGCAATTTTATGAAAGAGTACTTCTGAAAGCTGGCGTATTTGCTCTTTTGTATCGTCACTGAAATAGACAAAGTCTTGTGTGCAGAACATTGTTTTTTCTAAAGTCAGCAGCTCTTCAGGAAGCTGTGTGTTTTCAAAAAAAGTTTGAATCGATGTGGATTGATATTCTAAAAATCGCACCATTTCGTCTACAGAATGTAACATTTTTTGTTCATCTGCACCGAGTTGAACATGGTCTTGCTCTATCAATTCTTTAATATGCGCCACAATAGAAGTTAAATGTTGAAAATCCTTGGTTCTAAGTTTTTTAAGTCTCGGAATCACACACTCATCTAGCATTTTTGTGTCTGTGAGCGTTGTATCTACATATTTTTTGGTTTTAGTTTCATAAAGTAATTCTTCGAATTTTCTCGTGATTTTATACATGTCATAGGTTTGTCCATCCTCTTTTTTGAAGTAGTGTCCCAGCAGTCCTTCTTCAAAAGTCATATCTTGAACAAAATCTTTAAAGTCTGCAATGGATTGAACGGATTCTAAGTGTGTTGATGTTGTCATAAAAAACCCCTTTTTGAGAAGTTATTCTAGCTCAAGACATAGATTAATGCAAATCCATTCGTAAAAAATGTTTAAATTCGTTAGATTGAAAGTAGGGGTGATGGAAGATGAGAGGCCTCGTTGTTGCCTTAGTATTTTTGAGCGCAGTATTTGCATCTGAGGATAGCCAAAAAGAGCATACCTATAAGCTACCTAAATTTTCTGTGGTGGTAATGGATGAAGCTGCGAAATTATTCTCTTCGCAAGAGTTGCAAAAGTTGCCTTTAACATTTGGTTTACAAAATCACACGTTTTTAGTTCTAAAAAATATGCCTGCCACCATCTATTCGATCGATACACTCAATCAACTAGGTTCTTCCTACTTAATCACAGATACAGCCCTGCAATCGATGTCAAGACAACTTGTGCAGCATTTTACTGATCAAGGGATCATTGGGGTCTATGTCAATGTAGATTTTACCTTTGAAAAAGGAGCGCTTTCTTGTGTCATTTTTCGTGTTTTTGTTGCTCTGTGTGATTCTACGCGCACTCTAACTCCAAGTATTTGGCCAGGTCAACATAATGTAGACCAGTACCGGTTTAAAAACATTCGAAGAGATTCTCCCGTCAAATCCATGGATCAAAAAGATTTAAAAAAGAGTGTGGTGAATAAAAATACATTGGATGAATATGCCCTTTTTCTCAATCGCTATCCCAACAGACGCGTCGATATTCAACTAAGGCCTTTAGAACAAAAAGGCGTAGTGGGGATTGATTATGTCATTACCGAAAAAAAACCCTGGCGTGTGTATTTAAATTTAGCTAATTCTGGAACAGAGCAGATTGGTCGGTGGGTGTATAGCATGGGATTTATCCATACCCAAGCCTTTTTGGCAGATTCCACATTTAGAATGGACTATGCAGCTTCAAATAAACGACGTTTTCATTCGTATGAGATGAGTTATGATGTGCCTTTTTTCAATGTGCATAGATCTCGCATCAGAGCCTATATTAGCTTTAATAAATTCTCTTCTTCTCAACTTTCTCTTCCCAACCCAGAATTTAGAGGAAGTCAGACAAAAGTAGGCCTCCAATTTTACCAAAATTTTTATCAAAAACACACTTTTTTTATCGATTGGATCTTAGCTCTTCAATATCGTTATATCAAGGGTATCAATTCTTTGCTCAATCAAGATGGACAAGCTAGATTTTTGCTGCCAAGGGTTGCGCTTAGATTTGATTTGGATGCGATCAATACACGCACCTTTTTTGAAATGGGATTGAGCACGACGATCAATGGATTTATGGTAGGATCGAGAAAATCTCTGCAAAATTTAGGGCGTTATGATGTGGACAATCAATGGTTTATTGTTGATGGCAAACTCAACACATCCCATTATATCAATTTGCATCGTGCAGAAGACAAAAACTATCCAAAAGTGCATGAGATTTGCCTTGAGGCGAATGGACAGTATGCTTACAATTATCGGTTAATTCCAGAACTCAAAGCTGTTGTGGGGGGGATGTATAGCGTGAGGGGCTATCCCAATTCTTTTGATTCAGGAGATAGTGCTTACGCAGCGCAAATTGAATATCGCTACCATTTACCAAGGGGGTTTAAGGTCAATCCCAATCCTAAAAAGCTTTTTGGCAAGACGTTTAGAGTGGCGCCTCAAACTTTAGGTGGGGCTACAGATTGGGATCTTGTGTTTAAATTCTTTTCAGATAATGGCTATGTATATAATAACCGACCCTTAGCAGAGATCAATACGTTTATGCTTTCAGCAGGAGGAGGGATAGATTTTTCCCTTTTTGACTATTTGACTTTGAAAATGGATGTAGGTGTGGTGCTAAAAAATACAAACGGCACTCCTGTATTTAATTCAAATACGGGAAATGTGGAAGCTGTATTTGTCAAACAAGGACACACACGCCTGACATTTAGCGGAACTTTGATGTATTAACCTGAATTTAAGAATTTAGGTTATGCGCTTGGCCAGTCATCAAAGACAAACTTTCCGTCTTTTAAGATCACTTCGCCATCCGCTTCAACAGTGCCACCTTTTCTAAGGTCACAGATCATATCCCAGTGCAATCCAGACATATTTTTATTACCTGTTTCTGGATAACCAGAGCCCAAAGCTGCATGAAATGTGCCTCCAATTTTTTCATCAAAAAGAATGTTTTTTGTGTGCTCTTTGATTTGAAAATTGGTACCAATAGCAATTTCTCCAAGTCTTTTAGAGCCTTCATCTTGGTGGATCATTGCTTTTAAAAAATCGAGCCCTTTACTTGCTTTGTAATCCACAACAACACCTTTTTCAAAAGTCAGTTCAATGTCATGCACTTCATGACCTCGATAGATGGCGGGGAAAGAATAATGTACATACCCATTCACGCCGCCATCTTTAGCAGTTAAATTGGGTCCTGTAAATACTTCTCCATCTGGAAAATTGTTTTTTCCACAACAACTTATCCATTTCATATCTTCGACATTCACTTCTAAATCAGTGCCATTGTACGCCTTGAAACGTAGCATTTTTTTTGTATTTAGAAAATTGGCAACCTTTTGCTGTTTGACATCGATTTCTTTCCAAATTTTGACAGGATCTTTGTGGTTTAAATAACCTGCATTGAAGACAAATTCTTCATACTCGTCTAGACTCATTTCTGCATCTTGCGCGCTGGCTTGTGTAGGAAACAGTGTCCCACACCAGTTTAATTCCTCTTTTCCTGCACGTTCCATAAATATTGATGAGAGTTCTTTTTTGGAAGCAGAGTTGAGCGCTTGTTTTGCTATAGAGGTGTGCGAAAGCGCTTTTGTATTTACTTCTGACCAGATACCAATGTAGGCGTCGATGGTTTTTG harbors:
- the spsB gene encoding Signal peptidase IB yields the protein MKRISITKAKHIFCQVVRHFLIVKKKLPQYQQDEFKKAALEFDVALKKRDRKLLKQKTQLLKNKQHRILPKITFRKCVEWTLGLVVAFFVAFTIRQTWLELYTIPTGSMRPTLLEQDKMLVSKSKFGINYPFINGHFYFNSELVKRLQVVILSGNNLDILDPWTRFLGVLPVKKQFIKRLVAKPNDQLYFYGGKIYGMDDKGGVIEDYASPLLKDIDYIPYISMLGKSRLVANRTYGPEYTYSQFGMPLIKAFVTKNNFVATEVFNGEKWQLNTGMTTMNEKGFQYRDLFGMKHFAKTRLITEREKKLLYPEETLQSPTDFFVEIFSLPNLTQEAWDIRLDPTGVKIITLKPIISLLPLEEKHLDRIMEHIYTARFIVQNNKAYNYDHFSTFPSIDPKFLPNFVGVEDGTYEFLDGVLYRIDYFGNRKQIDKTHPLYSKSIANVQNLFNFGIGFYQYFSPEYGNDYVPNRVAYYNMGDLYLLGHKVFDQSDKVLVEFVEAQKKRQQNVSAFSSFAPFIDEGPPLKDGKLDKSLIRKFGLKIPQDYYLMLGDNHAMSADSRDFGFVPQDNIMGTPMFKFWPLQDFGAIHQASSKHLTFSNIFMWLIVLVCLILYKLYKNWRYRHFIKKIK
- the sppA_1 gene encoding putative signal peptide peptidase SppA; the encoded protein is MTNVGEVNSSELEITQIEEEDTSIQKEESNVLKKAALVGSGCLALVAVAALGLYWHGKLGDVANTMGSAALEGAKLFGKTTIITIAAGLGVATVGAMILGGIVLVGMIAIDRISKKLEEHHVFDQVKEGIKELKKGSEMLDGFGETLESNDDKIEKKCVYSSEGVQADDDETKIPVFIQINVKDIIGEDISAKKIQKLLKASQMKEFADGRVKGLILNINSPGGNAQESHLIYRAIKEYKKKYKIPVYAFVGGTVCVSGGFYVACAADKIYASKTSLIGSVGVRSGTFFNYKERMEKKGVDAKTFAIGKGKDDLNPNRHWESEEGKNREDIMKFVYDTFLNVVVKNRPQLSKEKLIEEYGAGVFPAKEAKEYGYIDETKSYEKTIKDLAQAVDLDETQAYQVIQFKLKKKPSKNIFDLLTKLNANTADTVSPKPQVYYL
- the hxuA gene encoding Heme/hemopexin-binding protein; the encoded protein is MRLACLFITAAFGWAQVDNPVVIQGDASIQSNPNEMIICSNSDKTIINYERFDVANGETIRFQLPNRQACVLNRVQGAYPSKIEGAIFSNGIVYFVNPYGIVFGPNSTIKAAQFFAACAHISDQDFLENQVRFTQVQGQIENLGKIEADQVHLIAKDIFQRGQIVTNNGFVSLSSCDEVVIGEMDSNITLHFVPSKNTKKNQIEVDGKIEAMQAKFSAADMFGAMIHIKETSDLEIQALHIDAIAFDMTKGEIKIDTGLILESLRVDADTTYLKGEHHLSGNTTTFATDVVLGANTSITDAGSIIYEKSVSSATGMFYTLTLDAGSDVDIKGSVGIDFLHALGALTIKSCQNLNLLDTVYAHKIEQKVGFLDTHIVGPVFTFSPLGDGGNVKIKTQGNIFVDKTIDTRPDLFSTTGLFGGNVTLDSNASVIVHDIITDGGKNVLVPGTGGNAGHVTIKDNPDMTITDKISFSPVGRIGLFGSISAQGGQGSTIGFGGEVKISRNREQFPDIATVYSNPQGSDLTIEAATIRFHENSVITSFGSIIFTATNKLTVSDHTAVNNVQISANNLDVLVHSIGGICLSNGSRMNSLSVHSSAGGKVDLFFPVQNINFIGFGVVDLIVNELNLDLLGRSRLMDFLLFGNTPLNFNPLAFESLILTKPDYLTTPYRLQPTYRKMKAFSVTDSPSIDALAAEIDALIFRQDLTLMGSWNQLRRVILEKNPVDTVVLVYTQRLRTGTFSPMRFIEQLRFSARGKNALAHITQIIDLKESISSLNTPLSEKTTALISEFTLPSTLTKEQWKDVNIVVEDKLNPSSLN
- a CDS encoding Aminopeptidase 2 yields the protein MKNPRLEKLASILVEYSCTIQPKQLVMIKSDPVAMPLIDAIYVELIKKGAYVDLKLSPDHLKPLFFKYANEDQLKYCSKLDLHTTKTIDAYIGIWSEVNTKALSHTSIAKQALNSASKKELSSIFMERAGKEELNWCGTLFPTQASAQDAEMSLDEYEEFVFNAGYLNHKDPVKIWKEIDVKQQKVANFLNTKKMLRFKAYNGTDLEVNVEDMKWISCCGKNNFPDGEVFTGPNLTAKDGGVNGYVHYSFPAIYRGHEVHDIELTFEKGVVVDYKASKGLDFLKAMIHQDEGSKRLGEIAIGTNFQIKEHTKNILFDEKIGGTFHAALGSGYPETGNKNMSGLHWDMICDLRKGGTVEADGEVILKDGKFVFDDWPSA